Proteins encoded together in one Aeromonas encheleia window:
- a CDS encoding DUF945 family protein has translation MKKRVALAVGAALVVGGLGACWYTGNTFDQTLAEQIIKVKQESGIELSWIPSSQNLFSRDGVLKVVVTPQTLASFDPQLAGSEPIEVQLSFNNRILPLYIKSHLLLDTAQGTLAPVFTALGMQQWQVGMESASSLWTMGNSARFWANDFKLKDGVSELSFLPMTGTYSGDLEGNGHVVFQWQGMTLHEAQGKLDMVLADLKGSADLAEISGIWLSPRSDATLSAFSLTLPESVRVSLQGMSTTTQLAGDDAQTLSSRYQMKVATLNLENESDTLALTQGNLNLELKGLDLEGYQALQEVSGQRVDEVAIQQALDKMLQRGATLQLTDLSAQLNGEPVSLQGEVKLAPTSLEQLVGSEEGMQALSGLLHAKLGDQLGKAVPQLAPMLAQFTAQGYLKAEPEQLSAELKLDKGVATINGLALHE, from the coding sequence ATGAAGAAGAGAGTGGCGCTGGCCGTCGGTGCGGCATTGGTGGTGGGTGGGCTGGGTGCCTGCTGGTACACGGGAAATACCTTCGACCAGACCCTGGCCGAGCAGATCATCAAGGTCAAACAGGAGAGCGGCATCGAGCTGAGCTGGATCCCGTCCAGCCAGAATCTGTTTAGCCGCGACGGCGTGCTCAAGGTGGTGGTGACGCCGCAGACCCTGGCCAGCTTCGATCCCCAGCTGGCAGGGAGCGAGCCCATCGAGGTGCAGCTCAGCTTCAACAACCGCATTCTGCCGCTCTATATCAAGAGCCATCTGCTGCTCGATACCGCCCAAGGCACCCTGGCGCCGGTCTTCACCGCGCTCGGCATGCAGCAGTGGCAAGTCGGCATGGAGTCGGCAAGCAGCCTCTGGACCATGGGCAACAGTGCCCGCTTCTGGGCCAATGACTTCAAGCTCAAGGACGGGGTCAGCGAGTTAAGCTTCCTGCCCATGACCGGTACCTACAGCGGCGATCTGGAGGGAAATGGCCATGTGGTCTTCCAGTGGCAAGGGATGACGCTGCATGAGGCACAGGGCAAGCTGGACATGGTGCTGGCGGATCTCAAGGGCAGCGCCGATCTGGCCGAGATCAGCGGGATCTGGCTCTCCCCCCGCAGCGACGCGACCCTGTCTGCCTTCTCCCTGACCCTGCCGGAGAGCGTCAGGGTCTCCCTGCAGGGGATGAGCACGACCACCCAGCTGGCGGGGGACGATGCCCAGACGCTCTCCAGCCGTTATCAGATGAAGGTGGCGACCCTCAATCTGGAGAATGAGAGCGACACCCTGGCGCTGACGCAGGGCAACCTGAACCTGGAGCTGAAGGGGCTGGATCTGGAAGGCTACCAGGCCTTGCAGGAGGTCAGCGGCCAGCGGGTGGATGAGGTGGCCATCCAGCAGGCCCTGGACAAGATGCTGCAACGCGGCGCCACGCTGCAGCTGACGGATCTCAGCGCCCAGCTCAATGGCGAACCCGTCAGCCTGCAGGGAGAGGTCAAGCTGGCACCGACCTCGCTGGAGCAGTTGGTGGGCAGCGAGGAGGGGATGCAGGCCCTGTCCGGTCTGCTCCATGCCAAACTCGGCGACCAGCTGGGCAAGGCCGTCCCGCAGCTGGCGCCCATGCTGGCGCAGTTCACCGCCCAGGGTTATCTGAAGGCGGAGCCTGAACAGCTCAGTGCCGAGCTGAAGCTCGACAAGGGCGTGGCCACCATCAACGGCCTGGCGCTGCACGAATGA
- a CDS encoding DUF1439 domain-containing protein, which yields MILQSVLLSLAMLGQGSYDINEQQINQYLQSQVQVDKQLELPGIIKAHVQLEQSDVQIGRQSPDTARVFGKGKLKISLPDQTQYDALLNMTYEARPRYDKAQSALFLDNMKLIDYKLEPAEAEQKFGFMLRMLLQSMEKRLETQPVYRLDAKDPNQLWLKENLVGLELSPGKIHLLTKPQ from the coding sequence ATGATCCTGCAATCTGTGCTGCTGAGCCTGGCCATGTTAGGTCAAGGCTCATATGACATCAATGAGCAGCAGATAAACCAGTACCTGCAATCCCAGGTGCAAGTCGACAAACAGCTGGAATTGCCCGGCATCATCAAGGCCCATGTTCAGCTCGAGCAGAGCGATGTCCAGATCGGGCGCCAGAGCCCGGATACCGCCCGGGTGTTTGGCAAGGGCAAGCTGAAGATCTCCCTGCCGGACCAGACCCAGTACGACGCGCTGCTGAACATGACCTACGAGGCGAGACCGCGCTACGACAAGGCCCAGAGCGCACTGTTTCTCGATAACATGAAGCTGATCGACTACAAGCTGGAGCCGGCAGAGGCCGAGCAGAAGTTCGGTTTCATGCTCAGGATGCTGCTGCAGAGCATGGAGAAGCGGCTGGAGACTCAACCCGTCTATCGGCTCGACGCCAAGGATCCCAATCAGCTCTGGCTCAAGGAAAATCTTGTGGGGCTGGAGCTGTCACCGGGCAAGATCCACCTGCTGACCAAGCCCCAGTAA
- a CDS encoding lytic transglycosylase domain-containing protein, with protein sequence MLLGAIPLFPLSVWSQIPPPAEVVILAAEAPPSVPAVAPPPPPVATPAIVATPTVVAAAPVPASRQIQVYKSVQKNGVIRYSDIMPDQGHYELLLFNDCYACDPASKVNWRTTGLFLYDYASTIKAAAKTYSVDPALIRALIHAESAFNPLAVSRKGAMGLTQLMPATARELGVGNALLAEQNIFGGVKYLAGLLKQYDGNISLATAAYNAGAGAVQKHGGIPPYAETRAYVERVKLLHQRYRDMLSARGL encoded by the coding sequence ATGTTGCTGGGAGCCATCCCACTGTTTCCCCTGTCCGTCTGGAGCCAGATACCGCCGCCGGCCGAGGTGGTGATCCTGGCCGCCGAGGCGCCGCCCTCAGTGCCTGCCGTGGCGCCTCCCCCACCGCCCGTGGCAACGCCAGCGATCGTAGCAACGCCAACGGTCGTGGCCGCGGCCCCCGTGCCGGCCTCCCGCCAGATCCAGGTCTACAAGTCGGTGCAGAAGAATGGCGTGATCCGCTACTCCGACATCATGCCCGATCAGGGTCACTACGAGCTGCTGCTGTTCAACGACTGCTACGCCTGCGATCCCGCCTCCAAGGTCAACTGGCGCACCACAGGCCTCTTCCTCTATGACTATGCCAGCACCATCAAGGCGGCGGCCAAGACCTACAGCGTCGATCCCGCCCTCATCCGCGCGCTTATCCACGCCGAATCAGCCTTCAACCCGCTGGCCGTCTCCCGCAAAGGCGCCATGGGGCTGACCCAGCTGATGCCAGCCACCGCCCGTGAACTGGGGGTGGGCAACGCCCTGCTGGCGGAGCAGAACATCTTCGGCGGGGTGAAGTACCTGGCGGGCTTGCTCAAGCAGTATGACGGCAACATCTCTTTGGCCACCGCCGCCTACAACGCCGGGGCCGGTGCGGTGCAGAAGCACGGTGGCATCCCGCCCTATGCGGAGACTCGCGCCTACGTGGAGCGAGTCAAACTGCTGCACCAGCGCTACCGGGATATGCTGAGCGCCCGGGGCCTGTAA
- the ruvC gene encoding crossover junction endodeoxyribonuclease RuvC, with translation MSIILGIDPGSRITGYGVIRIVAGKAEYLGSGCIRTDLGELPSRLKQVYDGVSEIITQFKPDEFAIERVFMARNADSALKLGQARGSAIVAAVNALLPVSEYSATQIKLAVVGTGGAAKEQVQHMVTHLLKLSATPQADAADALGVALCHFHTRQSLIKMAGRVTGSVRGRYR, from the coding sequence ATGAGCATTATTTTGGGGATAGATCCGGGTTCGCGGATCACCGGCTACGGCGTGATCCGTATAGTCGCAGGCAAGGCGGAGTATCTGGGGTCGGGCTGCATCCGCACCGACTTGGGCGAGCTGCCGTCACGCCTCAAGCAGGTGTATGACGGGGTGAGCGAGATCATCACCCAGTTCAAGCCAGACGAGTTTGCCATCGAGCGGGTGTTCATGGCCCGCAACGCCGATTCGGCCTTGAAGCTCGGTCAGGCCCGTGGCAGCGCCATAGTCGCGGCGGTCAACGCCCTGCTGCCGGTCAGCGAATACTCGGCGACCCAGATCAAGCTGGCGGTGGTGGGCACGGGCGGGGCGGCCAAGGAGCAGGTGCAGCACATGGTGACTCATCTGCTCAAGCTGTCGGCTACGCCCCAGGCGGATGCGGCGGATGCCCTCGGGGTGGCGCTCTGCCACTTCCATACCCGCCAGAGCCTGATCAAGATGGCGGGGCGGGTGACCGGCTCGGTGCGCGGCCGTTATCGCTGA
- the purU gene encoding formyltetrahydrofolate deformylase: protein MEKKILLTDCPDAKGLIAKITNICYKHQLNINKNDEFVDHENGRFFMRTELEGRFNDETLLADLDDALPAGAQRRLVKAGKKRIVILVTKETHCLGDILMKNYAGALDMDIVAVIGNYDTLAELTGKFEIPFHAVSHEDLSRTEHEEQVRAIIDGYQPDYVILAKYMRVLTPSFVEAYPRKLINIHHSFLPAFIGARPYRQAFDRGVKLIGATAHFVTDDLDEGPIIEQDVIHVGHAFSADDMAKAGRDVEKSVLSRALELVLNERVFVYGNKTVVFK from the coding sequence ATGGAAAAGAAAATACTGCTGACGGATTGCCCCGACGCCAAGGGCCTCATCGCCAAGATCACCAACATCTGCTACAAGCACCAGCTCAACATCAACAAGAACGACGAGTTCGTGGACCACGAGAACGGTCGTTTCTTCATGCGCACCGAGCTGGAAGGCCGATTCAACGATGAGACCCTGCTGGCGGATCTCGACGACGCCCTGCCGGCGGGTGCCCAGCGCCGCCTGGTCAAGGCCGGCAAGAAGCGGATCGTCATCCTGGTGACCAAGGAGACCCACTGCCTCGGCGACATCCTGATGAAGAATTACGCTGGCGCGCTGGACATGGACATAGTGGCGGTGATCGGCAACTACGACACCCTCGCCGAATTGACGGGCAAGTTCGAGATCCCGTTCCATGCTGTGAGCCACGAGGATCTGAGCCGCACCGAACACGAAGAGCAGGTGCGCGCCATCATCGACGGCTACCAGCCGGATTACGTGATCCTGGCCAAGTACATGCGGGTGCTGACCCCGAGCTTCGTGGAGGCCTATCCGCGCAAGCTCATCAACATCCATCACTCCTTCCTGCCCGCCTTCATCGGGGCCCGCCCCTATCGCCAGGCGTTCGATCGCGGGGTCAAGCTGATCGGTGCCACCGCCCACTTCGTCACCGACGATCTGGATGAAGGTCCCATCATAGAGCAGGACGTGATCCACGTCGGTCATGCCTTCAGCGCCGACGACATGGCCAAGGCCGGCCGGGATGTGGAGAAATCCGTGCTGAGCCGGGCGCTGGAGCTGGTGCTGAACGAGCGCGTGTTCGTCTACGGCAACAAGACGGTGGTGTTCAAGTAA
- a CDS encoding Gfo/Idh/MocA family protein yields MRIALVGLGDIAQKAYLPLLASDERVTPLLCTRNPQVLDKLARQYRIAECFTEVDELLASRPDAVMIHAATAVHGRLAEQCLRASIPTFVDKPLCDSAAEVEALGNLAVAKDCPLFVGFNRRYLPVLSAARQQPVTELHWQKHRHALPGLPRQFLFDDFIHVLDSLCHYGGAPDGPLHAVLRRSSQQPELLAGVSVAWQSGQAAVSGSMNRSAGLTEERISLYGEDLSLQVENCTQGTLARGKQLSSIAVDDWQPVLARRGFNAMLAHWYAQIEAGKADGALIDSYLRSHQLAEQLVTLAGE; encoded by the coding sequence ATGCGCATTGCCCTCGTAGGCCTTGGTGATATCGCCCAGAAGGCCTATCTGCCGCTGCTCGCCAGCGACGAGCGAGTCACTCCGCTGCTCTGCACCCGCAATCCCCAAGTGCTGGACAAGCTGGCCCGCCAGTACCGGATCGCCGAGTGCTTTACCGAGGTGGATGAGTTGCTGGCGAGCCGCCCGGATGCCGTGATGATCCACGCCGCCACCGCCGTGCATGGCAGACTGGCGGAGCAGTGCCTGCGCGCCAGCATCCCCACCTTTGTCGACAAGCCGCTCTGTGACAGCGCCGCCGAGGTGGAGGCGCTGGGCAATCTGGCCGTGGCGAAGGATTGCCCGCTGTTCGTGGGTTTCAACCGCCGCTACCTGCCCGTGCTGTCGGCCGCTCGTCAGCAGCCGGTGACCGAGCTGCACTGGCAGAAGCACCGTCATGCCCTGCCCGGGTTGCCCCGTCAGTTCCTGTTCGATGACTTTATCCATGTGCTCGACAGCCTCTGCCACTATGGCGGCGCGCCGGATGGGCCACTCCATGCCGTGCTCAGGCGCAGTAGCCAGCAGCCCGAGCTGCTGGCCGGGGTGAGCGTGGCCTGGCAGAGCGGGCAGGCGGCGGTGAGCGGTAGCATGAACCGCAGCGCCGGCCTCACCGAGGAGCGCATCAGCCTCTATGGCGAGGATCTGTCGCTGCAGGTGGAGAACTGCACCCAGGGCACCCTCGCCCGTGGCAAGCAGCTGAGCAGCATCGCGGTGGATGACTGGCAGCCGGTGCTGGCGCGGCGCGGTTTCAATGCCATGCTGGCGCACTGGTATGCACAGATTGAGGCGGGCAAGGCCGATGGCGCCCTCATCGACAGTTATCTGCGCAGCCATCAACTGGCCGAGCAGCTGGTGACCCTAGCCGGGGAGTAA
- the aqpZ gene encoding aquaporin Z, whose translation MKPYAAEFMGTFWLVLGGCGSAVLAAAFPNVGIGLLGVSLAFGLTVLTMAFAIGHISGCHLNPAVTVGLWAGGRFPASGVLPYIVAQVLGGIAAGAVLYVIASGQAGFDVTAGFASNGYGEHSPGGYSLLAALVCEVVMTGFFLFVIMGATDSRAPAGFAPIAIGLCLTLIHLISIPVTNTSVNPARSTGVALFVGDWAVSQLWLFWVAPIVGGILGALAYRMVATEQK comes from the coding sequence GTGAAACCATATGCAGCTGAGTTTATGGGCACCTTCTGGCTGGTGCTGGGGGGTTGTGGCAGTGCGGTGCTGGCGGCGGCATTCCCCAATGTAGGAATAGGTCTGCTCGGGGTTTCCCTGGCGTTTGGTCTGACCGTGTTGACCATGGCCTTCGCCATCGGCCACATCTCAGGTTGCCACCTGAACCCGGCCGTGACCGTGGGCCTGTGGGCCGGTGGTCGTTTCCCTGCCTCCGGTGTGCTGCCTTACATAGTGGCTCAGGTGCTGGGCGGGATAGCGGCGGGTGCCGTGCTCTATGTGATCGCCAGCGGTCAGGCCGGCTTCGATGTGACTGCCGGCTTTGCCTCCAACGGCTATGGCGAGCATTCACCGGGTGGTTACAGCCTGCTGGCGGCCCTGGTGTGTGAAGTGGTGATGACAGGCTTCTTCCTGTTCGTGATCATGGGCGCCACCGACAGCCGCGCGCCGGCCGGTTTCGCACCGATCGCCATCGGCCTGTGCCTGACCCTGATCCACCTCATCAGCATTCCGGTGACCAACACCTCGGTCAACCCGGCGCGCAGCACAGGTGTGGCGCTGTTTGTGGGTGACTGGGCCGTCAGCCAGCTGTGGCTGTTCTGGGTTGCCCCCATCGTCGGCGGCATCCTGGGTGCCCTGGCCTATCGCATGGTGGCGACCGAGCAGAAATAA
- a CDS encoding GNAT family N-acetyltransferase has translation MEFSFEEYCDADLSLIRDYYETTFSHYVPDLAERIFVVRDAHWLVGAVRLRDEQDYYHLCGFRLLPHYQSLGLGSRLLQRACHDLLDKPVVCHALPFEKPFYLKAGFAHLPLHELGGPLHTLYHQQREQGYQIDLLVRQANTPAYN, from the coding sequence ATGGAGTTCAGTTTCGAAGAGTACTGCGATGCGGATCTCTCCCTGATCAGGGACTACTACGAGACGACATTCTCCCACTATGTGCCGGATCTGGCCGAGCGGATCTTCGTGGTGCGCGATGCCCACTGGCTGGTGGGCGCCGTGCGCCTGCGCGACGAGCAGGATTACTATCACCTGTGCGGTTTCAGGCTGTTGCCGCACTACCAGTCCCTGGGCCTGGGTTCCCGCCTGTTGCAGCGGGCCTGTCACGATCTGCTGGACAAGCCGGTGGTCTGCCACGCCCTGCCATTCGAGAAACCCTTCTACCTCAAGGCGGGCTTCGCCCATCTGCCCCTGCACGAGCTGGGCGGGCCGCTCCATACCCTGTATCACCAGCAGCGCGAGCAGGGTTATCAGATCGATCTGCTGGTGCGCCAGGCCAATACCCCGGCTTACAACTGA
- a CDS encoding DinB family protein, with amino-acid sequence MSNSTLHSLFRYKAWADGELLDALATLDPQVYGEAHHNALRIFNHIHVVDAIFQANLKGLPHSFTATNTPETPTLAALRCAIGELDAWYLEYVANLSQLDGEAVLSFNFVDGDKGLMSREEMLLHLVTHGGYHRGAIGRLLVCRNYYTLFFLQQSACKFLICIGVIFRWIFIGFL; translated from the coding sequence ATGAGCAACTCGACCCTTCACTCTCTGTTTCGCTACAAGGCCTGGGCCGACGGCGAGCTGCTGGATGCCCTCGCCACCCTGGACCCGCAAGTCTATGGGGAGGCGCACCACAATGCCCTGCGGATCTTCAACCATATCCATGTGGTCGATGCCATCTTCCAAGCCAATCTGAAGGGTCTGCCCCACAGCTTTACCGCCACCAATACCCCGGAAACACCGACGCTGGCGGCATTGCGCTGCGCCATCGGCGAACTGGATGCCTGGTATCTGGAATACGTGGCCAATCTGAGCCAATTGGATGGCGAAGCCGTGCTTTCGTTTAACTTCGTGGATGGCGACAAGGGACTGATGTCCCGCGAGGAGATGCTGCTGCATCTGGTGACCCACGGCGGTTATCACAGGGGCGCAATCGGGCGGCTTCTGGTGTGTAGGAACTACTACACGCTGTTTTTTTTACAACAATCAGCATGTAAGTTTTTGATTTGTATCGGTGTCATTTTTAGGTGGATTTTTATAGGTTTTTTGTAG
- a CDS encoding DNA adenine methylase, with product MKKAPHVIPYQGSKRKLAEDILSYMDFEIDTLYEPFVGSGAITLAAAANQKAKKFVVADKLEPLAELWKLIVSDPERLTEEYSRLWNEQLADPAAYYKKVRNDYNKKKSPSDLLYLVARCVKNAVRFNGSGEFNQGPDNRRLGLKPDKLRREAVLMSKLLKNRIKIFGGDFRDAIADATSNDLVYMDPPWQGTSGKRDPRYAYLLNIDELIQELDSLNKRNVPYMLSFDGTCGDRTYGTELPEYLQLKKVGLHAGRSSQATLLGRDDMTIESLYLSPALVAKTKTVSHEKKSPQLDLLGASES from the coding sequence ATGAAAAAAGCACCACATGTAATTCCATATCAAGGTAGCAAAAGAAAGCTTGCTGAAGATATTTTGTCTTACATGGATTTTGAGATTGATACTCTGTATGAACCATTTGTTGGTTCTGGTGCTATCACTCTTGCTGCTGCTGCCAATCAGAAGGCAAAAAAATTCGTTGTTGCCGATAAGCTTGAACCACTGGCTGAACTTTGGAAATTGATTGTTAGTGACCCTGAGCGATTGACTGAAGAGTATTCAAGGCTGTGGAATGAGCAATTGGCTGATCCTGCCGCTTACTACAAGAAAGTTCGTAACGACTACAATAAAAAAAAGTCACCATCTGACTTGCTATATTTAGTGGCAAGGTGTGTGAAAAATGCTGTTCGTTTCAATGGCAGTGGTGAATTTAATCAAGGACCAGATAACCGTCGCCTTGGTTTGAAGCCAGATAAATTGAGGCGCGAAGCAGTACTAATGTCTAAGTTACTGAAAAATAGAATTAAGATTTTTGGTGGAGACTTTAGAGATGCAATTGCTGATGCAACCTCTAATGATCTCGTTTACATGGACCCACCTTGGCAGGGAACAAGTGGAAAACGAGATCCACGATATGCCTATCTTTTGAATATTGATGAACTGATTCAAGAGCTAGACAGCCTGAATAAGCGAAATGTTCCATATATGCTGAGTTTTGATGGAACATGTGGCGACAGGACATATGGCACTGAACTTCCTGAATACCTTCAACTGAAGAAGGTTGGACTTCATGCGGGTCGTTCCAGTCAAGCAACATTACTTGGCCGTGATGATATGACAATTGAATCTCTTTATTTGTCACCTGCTCTGGTTGCTAAAACAAAGACTGTGAGCCACGAAAAGAAAAGCCCCCAACTTGACTTGTTAGGGGCTTCTGAGAGTTGA
- the cls gene encoding cardiolipin synthase, translating into MLDGLEYDIQLLFSRFLGWLLLLFHTVIVAGISLRVVMKRRPIGVSLAWLSLIYAIPFAGVGFYVLFGEIRLGRKRAERAQAMYRPYAIWIRQLARLFPQHCCEVGSKARPLHDLIQGRLAMPMLSGNRMTLLHKPQSILQEIVRDIRQSSQSCYLEFYIWHPGGDADTVCEALIEVAQRGVDCRVLLDSIGSKTFFRSAWPRQLRKAGVKLVEVLPVGAWRIPFQRQDLRMHRKLVVIDDRVGYTGSMNMVDPRFFKQDAGVGQWVDIMIRVQGPVVPLMWSTFVWDWEMETGERLLDSLQHEPEAWPQTNYRAQLIPSGPFVGGDCIQQSLLLAIYQARHHLVLTTPYFVPDDPLAAALSSAAARGVLVQLVLPHRNDSLMANHASNSFMEDLLAAGVEIYRYDAGLLHTKSVLVDDDFALVGTVNLDRRSLWLNFEVTLLIDNPAFVAEMNQLVQGYMLEATPMSLVKWRARPWYKKLLENIFYMFSPLL; encoded by the coding sequence TTGCTCGACGGTTTGGAATACGACATCCAGTTGCTGTTTTCCCGCTTCCTCGGCTGGCTGCTGCTGCTGTTTCACACCGTGATAGTGGCGGGGATCTCGCTGCGGGTGGTGATGAAACGGCGCCCCATCGGGGTCTCCCTCGCCTGGCTGTCGCTCATCTATGCCATCCCGTTCGCCGGGGTCGGCTTCTATGTGCTGTTTGGCGAGATAAGGCTCGGCCGCAAGCGGGCCGAACGCGCCCAGGCCATGTACCGTCCCTATGCTATCTGGATCCGCCAGCTGGCCCGCCTCTTCCCCCAGCACTGCTGCGAGGTGGGCAGCAAGGCGCGGCCGCTGCACGATCTGATCCAGGGGCGGCTGGCCATGCCCATGCTCTCCGGCAACCGGATGACGCTGCTGCATAAGCCACAGAGCATCTTGCAGGAGATAGTGCGCGACATCCGTCAATCCTCCCAATCCTGCTATCTGGAGTTCTACATCTGGCATCCCGGCGGGGACGCCGACACAGTGTGCGAGGCGCTGATCGAGGTAGCGCAACGCGGCGTGGATTGTCGCGTGTTGCTCGATTCCATCGGCAGCAAGACCTTCTTCCGCTCCGCCTGGCCGCGGCAGCTGCGCAAGGCCGGGGTCAAGCTGGTGGAGGTGCTGCCGGTCGGTGCCTGGCGCATCCCGTTCCAGCGCCAGGATCTGCGCATGCACCGCAAGCTGGTGGTGATCGATGACAGGGTCGGCTACACCGGCTCCATGAACATGGTGGACCCCCGCTTCTTCAAGCAGGACGCGGGCGTGGGCCAGTGGGTCGACATCATGATCAGGGTGCAGGGGCCCGTGGTGCCGCTGATGTGGTCCACCTTCGTCTGGGACTGGGAGATGGAAACCGGCGAGCGCCTGCTCGACAGCCTGCAGCACGAGCCCGAAGCCTGGCCGCAGACCAACTACCGGGCCCAGCTCATCCCCTCAGGCCCTTTCGTCGGCGGCGACTGCATCCAGCAGAGCCTGCTGCTGGCCATCTACCAGGCGCGCCATCACCTGGTGCTGACCACCCCCTATTTCGTGCCCGATGATCCGCTGGCGGCGGCGCTCTCCTCGGCGGCGGCCCGCGGCGTGCTGGTGCAGCTGGTGCTGCCCCATCGCAACGACTCCCTGATGGCGAACCACGCCAGCAACTCCTTCATGGAAGATCTGCTGGCGGCCGGGGTCGAGATATATCGCTACGATGCCGGCTTGCTGCACACCAAGAGTGTGCTGGTGGATGACGATTTCGCCCTGGTGGGGACGGTCAACCTCGATCGGCGCAGCCTCTGGCTCAACTTCGAAGTGACCCTGCTCATCGACAACCCGGCGTTCGTGGCCGAGATGAATCAGCTGGTGCAGGGCTACATGCTGGAGGCGACCCCCATGTCGCTGGTCAAGTGGCGGGCCCGTCCCTGGTACAAGAAATTGCTGGAGAACATCTTCTACATGTTCAGCCCCCTGCTTTGA